The genome window GATTTAGGGGTGAACGGACTGTAGTCATGAAGAAGGAGTTTCAGTTTTTGCTGGAGTCCACCTGGAAGATCGTTCAAAGACACTTTGAAAGGCCAAAATGTTCCAAACCCACTGGTTGGTATAATACAGACGGTGTATCTGCATTCATATTGGTGACATATTTGTACAGACCAAATTAGACCAGTGCTCAGTCTCAGCACTGCGCTCTGTAGTTCACAAACAATGTAGGACTACCACTCACTGAGTATACAGTACCAAAGGTATAGCAAGAAATGCACACTTTATCTTAACAAGGAATTTCAGTAATGCTACAGgtataaaatatcattgtatacTGTTTCATACAAGTACCTTTGATGAAtacaacagagaaacacagcatctcatttaaacaaatgttctttcaaaatgtgttttggaatATAGTCCATTCCAATGATAAAATTATGAACTaaagcaaatatatatatatatatatatatacagtatgtataaaaTAAGTGCATGCATCATGCGAAGTTTCAGCTGGTGAATTTCCTCAAAGCAGAAGTTTGGATGACCACACTTCCATTCGGTTTTCAGCGGCTGCTTTCAGTCTCCTCCTCTTCGACTCTACTGGTAACAGACTTCTATTTACAGTGCTAAACCTCGAGAAACAAAAATATCCCAGAATAAGAGAGTGGCAGGATGATGTCAGATGATGAGGTTAGTCATGTTTCCCAGTCTCCCAGTCTTTGCTTATTTATGGAAAACACTCAACTTTGAATGGAGTTTAACACCCTGCAATGCTTTCTCAGGCTTTGTTCTCTGCCtttatgaatatgcaaattGTTACATGTGAACTGATTTCATGAGAGGTGTCTACAGGATTACTGAGAATATCCAGAAAGTAattacaacacaaaatgaaaaagcgTAAAAGATATACAAattataaacaaacatacattgaTATAAAAACATTAGTGCAAAgttgtagaaatagaaaaatcagcatacatttttttttttttttttacaaaatgtgtaACAACACTGTGCTTGAGCCAAAAGCAAAGGTGAGGAGCTTATCCCACCATTTGCCTTGGGTAACTCCATCATGTCCGTACCTACCCTCACTCCATCCACCTACCTCTGATTATTTGTACCCTCTTGATTTGACCAGTACCTCTGTCCCTGTTGAGCAAAGTCTCAGATTCCTGAGTTATGACAAAAATGTGTGGACTAGTTGAATCAGGACTTGCACAGGTGTCTCACCTGTCAGTGAGGAAAGAGTTGCCATGTGTTAACTGTAAATGGCTCACGGTGTTTAATGCACAATTAGCAGTACAACCCCTGGCGAAGATGCAGGGGTTGTTAGAATGCTACATTAGGCTATCATACAAACTACTGTAGGTTTTGATTAATAAGATGGAGGGTCCTCATTCCAAACAGCTTCACGTGAAAGTCTCTAAAGCCTGCAgtgaaattttattttctttgcaaaTTTTGGTTATCTCGTTTAATTCTTCAGTTGTCGCGATCACAGATATTTCATTCTGTTGCTATTGGGTAAAAGTCTTCTAACTTCAGGTATGGTCACTACAGTTTAAGGATTACATGATTTTCTGTGGGGAGAGAAAATTCTACCATCGTTGGAATTACGACACCTGTCAAAAACCACAGCTCAAAGTAGAAACATTACGGTgctcaaacaaaaaacaaaacaaaaaaagaagcccAACAACAACAGCGTTATTAATTTTAGCCTGAAAATCTTCTCATTGTCCTTCATAAATCTGTATAAATATAACCATCTTCACCAGATGATACGTTCAGTGAAAGAGACACTGATGCTTCTTCTGTTCAAAGTTATTTTTGCTCTGAGTTACACAGGAGCAGGGGTTCAGATGGGTGAGGTTTCTCCATCACAGGAACAGTTTCCTCAGCTGGTGTGAGTCCTCCATGTTAGCACTTACTCACTGGAAAGTTCAAGCTCCTGAGTTTGGTTGGTTGCAGATTCAGTCTGGCAGTGTCTGAGCTGGTTTCACAGAGTTTGATTTTTTGTAGCTTTATCACGTGAAGGAGATCACTCTGCTGTATACAGGTAGTTGGCATTTTATTGCTTTAGCAACTGGGAATTCATTTCTCTGATTGTGCTGCAGTGTACGGTATGTGGGCAACAACATGTGCTCTAAAGACCCACTGTCTATCGCTGGTAACAGTGTTCCTCCTGCTACACCTACCCACATGAACTTTTACACTCACTTGGAAATGTGCTCATTTTAGAAGAGAGGGGGTTGACAAAGGAAATAATCCCAATCCTTCACTTCCTTGGAATGCCttcgggtgtgtgtgtgtgtgtgtgtgtgtgtgagtgtatttgtgcAAAATATGTATGTAGGAACACATGAGGTCTCTTACAGTCAGTAGCAAGAGGCTGGATCTCGTTCTTGGACTGGGGTGAAAGGATGGCACACTTTGGCAGTGAcgagttttgtcattttttaagagTGACGCTATCACTGCCAGGGCATTTTCCTGGATCCTTCCCTGTCCTCCAGCAGCTCGACAGTCGGTGTGGGAGCTGGGGTGGGGTTGGGAGTGGAGTGGCAGGATGGCTGTAGAGGCAGCGTGGCTGTGGAGGACGACACTGGCATGTCCAGGCTCTCCAGGGAGTCAGAGAGGGCTCGGTTGGTTTCGTGTTGGGGACAGAGGACGTAGCGGTTGGGATGGTGGACCTCCACTGTGGTCACAGAGTCCAGGCCCTTCAGGCAGAGAGGGGACGGCACCCCAATGGGGTCACGGCCACCGACAGCCCCAAGCTCCATGGAGGACTCATCCATGTTGACGTACAAGATCTCGTCTGGGTCCTGGGTATCCGGCAGATCCTCAAGGGCCTTTTCCAGCTCGCAGCACAGGGACTCAAATGATGGGCGATCCTTTGGGCTCAGCAGCCAGCAGGAGAACATCAGGGCATagctggagaggaggaagatatGTTAATTGTATACTCCATTGTACAGGTCTTTTAGTTGCCTAATTTCCTAGAAATGAACAGTaacatattttgtatgtaatttCTTAAGACATTTTCTGGACAGACCAGAGAGAGTGTTCTATGAAATTCCACTTACCAATCAATTTAACTACTTTATCATTTCATGGTTCTTACAAACTCAAAAGATTTAGTAGGAACTTGCCAAGTGTATTGTCTCCCTTTTCCCTATATTTAGTACCAAATTATATATTCCTTTCTCTGGAATTTCCTCATCATCATCCAACATCATTAAGAAATTATGGAACTTGTAACTATGCAATAAGTCAAAATGActttaaattgacaaaaatgacaaaaattttGAGTGAAATTAATTAAACCAGAATTTTGTGTCTGAAGCTTGCAAACCTTTCAAATTGGGGAAATCTATATAATGGAACAAAACGGTTCAGTAAAAGTGTGTTTAACTAATTAAGAATCTTTACAAAACaccatcatcagcatcatctgAGCCTCTTGAGAAGCAGATGGACTGGAACTGTTTTTAGCCTCTAACCTTGATTTCCTTATGGAAAAAATGTACTTCTATTCAGGGAGCAAAAGATTTCCAAGGTACTTCATTATCAGctgagtgtgttttgtgaggATGTGCAGCGACAGAGTTGACACTCACATGCAGTCCAGACAGTCTGGAGGCTGTTTGAGACGGTTTCCCTGTCTCAAGTAATCATAAATCTCACTGTTTTCGACCCCAGGGTACGGAGTCTGGCCCCGCGTGGCGATCTCCCACATGGTGACTCCAAACGaccactgagagagacagagagatggtaGAAAGGAGTAGGAAatagtaaagagagagagaggggaagggtTAAGGAGTTTTGAATTCCTTCAGGTTTCACACACCTTGCCACACACTACTCAAACATGAATCTGCACTGGTCAAACATTAGCTATGGAAATAACACAGCTATGTTTATCTGGACATCCTACTTTATGCACACCTTACTAAGGAATGTACATCCTTCTTAACGCTTACACTGTATGAACACTTTCACATGTGCATGGAAACCAGGACCCCTCAAACATACATTCTGTGAATTTATCAGCTGTTACTGACTAATATCTGTTGCAGATGTTGGTAATTCTATGTATGACCagtatattttactgaaaatggAATACATTTAGCTTAATACATCACAACTCTGTCTTCATGAGGCTATTAAAAATAATGCTATTTCTCAGGTATAAAAAGTGTACACAGTAAATATTTCCCATTGAAGAGATAACAAACTCAAGttcttctgtttttgtcatttgtgaggACATTGTATTGACTTGCATTAATTTGCTGGAAGCTTACCCTAAACTTTATCATAACAGCTACACGCCTAActctgaactatccctttaccATTACGGTAATAAGCATACAGATGGCCAGTAGAGTAGTGAATTATGCAGCAGGGGGATTTAAGAAGTTTCTATGGAggttttgatacttttttctgCTGTGGAATTTATCACCATTAAACGAATCCATAGTAActtttagaaacacatttcaagtCCTTTCAAGTCTTTTGATACTCAAAAGGCAGATTTGGGGAAAAGTATGACTTTAACTTAAGCGTAATTCTAACCATAAGCCAAAGCCAATCAACCCTAAAATAAATAGTTAACCTTGTGGGGACCAGTGTTTTGTCCCCAAATTGGAGCTGAGTCCCCACAATGTTCAACAGATTTGTGATCCACAATGGGATTAAtacaagcacaaacaaacacaaacatacacacacactgacacaaacacacagtaggTGAACTAACCACATCACTCTTGGTGGTGTAGACGCGATCAGCCAAGCTTTCGATAGCGATCCATTTGACAGGCATCTTTGAGATCCGCCCCTGCCTGTAGTAGTCTCCATTGTAGATCTTCTTGGAGAGGCCAAAGTCGGccacacatacattcatgttCTCATTCAGCCTGAGGCAGAGAAAACAGAGTGTCACAGTGCTTTATTTTTGGAAAAGGGGCATTCAggtagtggtggaaagtaaataagtacattCATCCAAGCGCTGAAAAATTTTGAGGTGAAGTATTTACTTTTGATACCGTATCCTTCTACTCCATAAATTTCAAAGGTaagttttgtactttttttattccactacatttatttgaaagctaTAGatattagttactttgcagattatgataattttataaaatatgatgcaatgtattttaaattaaatgccaATGCAAGTGGCATGCCGTTTCTGCATTATATTAGCCTTTTTGGGGCTTCCCCTCTTCCAAATGTTGCTTTGAGCAGATCCTCTTGGTCTTGGTCTATAACCATTGCATGCAGGATAAAAATGGAAAGAGCAAGTGATAAAACATACAGGAACCGAGAGAGTAAAAAGTGGAAGCAGAGATTGCGCTTACATGCAGTTGCGAGCTGCAAGGTCTCTGTGGATGAAGTTCTTGCTGCTGAGGTACTCCATCCCTCGGGCAATATCAGTCATAAACTTTACCAGCATTTGAGATGGGAGGTACTGCAGgacaacacacagagaaagaggttttaGTCACACATCCACCACAGCCGACAGTTATATTTCTGCACAGTAGAGGGCACTAGAGCCCATCTCTTTGAGGACCTGTGAACAGCCTGAACTGAGTGCTCCCTGCTCCAGATACTAACAGCCTCCTCCTGTGGGAAGAATAGGGTTCAACactgtgtttttgaatgtttgcCGATCTCGTTTCAACATTCTGTACGAATCTTGTTTTGATTAGGCTTGTGTTTCTCAACCCGGCTCTTCAGGGACTTACTGCGTATTGTACCAAAACAACATCTCATCCATTAATAAGTAAAACTGTATATAGCAACGACAGACACATATCTTGTGTTTTCATGATCTCAGAGTGTACGTGCTGCCAAAAAGGCGCAGATGGGGACTCACTGTAACAAATACTTACGTCTATGTTGACCTTTGCATCCTAATGTGCtgacagacattcatgttaaCTTCTAAACTACGAGCCCATTAAGCTGTTAAACTTTGTGGGACTGTATGCGTGCATATGCGTGTGACTGCCTGCATGTTATTGTTTGTTATCAGACTTACCACAGGGCAGTCTCCCAGCCTAGAATATAGCAGATAGCTGTGCAGGTCTCCATGTTTCATATAGGGCAGGATGACCACAGGGGAGGGGTAACCTTCACTCTCCACAgtctgcagacacacacctgtgaAACCACCACAGCTTAGTATTATACACATAGACTACATACATGTTCTCTACATATAGAAATTAACACGATTTAACTCATAATCTCAAAACAACTGAATTTGCTAATTAACTAAGGCGGTATTGTAAAGGGTCAGTACCATTAGTGGTATTTAGTCATGCAGATAGCTATGGTTTCATTTGCctaggttttgagatatttgtctcGAAGATTTCTGTCTCCAACCCAAAAACATCTAGTCTTTCCTAAGACAGTTACTTTTACCTtttactcaagataatctacAGAAAATGCAGTAAAtcgggactatttctttggtggaacgtagttccaatgaaaactatTTATAGTGAGGTTTGTGGATTATCCTGATGAACTTGGACAGTGTTTTTATaaagacacattgctgtttaatttttttaatgtaatttttaagcTTAAATGTATTCACCTCCACTGTTTCTATCTCAAAACATGGGCAAAGAAACCTGCAATACAGGGTGAGTGAGACAACATGTCTGTTTGTAATTTGAATTAGCTGACCCTTGACATGACCTGAAGAGGTATGAATCCTGACTCACCTAGAAGCCTCATGACATTGGGGTGATCAAACTCTTTCATGCAGGCAGCCTCACGGAGAAAATCTTCCATCTCTGAGCGGGTACAGATGGCAactggagaggagacagaggtgagaCCATGTGGTTTTGTATAGCTCATGGCACACACTGCCAGGTTGAGAGGTTGCCAGGGTAAGAGGGTGTTTTGGTGACcgaatttattaaattattaattaatacatgTTAGCAGTTTTTACCACTAAGTTTGTTAACAACACAGCTTGAAACTGGCAGAAATCTCTCATAAAAGGGTGTCCCTAAAAATTCATCTCGTCCCCCTCAACTATACAATTGTCTTTACTTTGGCACTACGGTTTATGTGGGGTCAACTTTTTCAACTTTTACTGTTTACTCACTCTTCATAGTCTTGACAGCAACTTTGAGAGCAGACTCCTCCTGAGTCAGCAGTCCTTCCATCACAGAGCCAAACTCCCctgaagaaagaaagtaaaacacAATCAAATACTTAGTTTAGATGCAATTTTAGATGCAACAACATTAACTATCTTATTAAACAGTGAAGAGTGGCCAGTCTCCTGACTTTACAGAGTACAGGGTAAGAGGTTATCACATTGTAAACTGTTACACTATGCCCGGGTCAAAATAGATTAGTGTCAGACGGAAATGACTGGAGATAAGTGGAAAGCAAGCATTGGTGCTACAGCAGACAAGTCCTTACTGTGTACTATGTACCAACTCTGATAAAAGTGCTTACAAATGCCCTTTTTACAGGCACTCCCTGTActgatactgtacatattaACTCCACTGTGTCCCAGAAATTAGACTGACACatagttaaaaaacaaaacagaacaaaacaaagcattacCTTCTCCCAGGGTCTTTCCCAGGGTTAGTTTATGTCTGTCCACCATCACGTCTTGGAGCTTTTGCTTCAGCTCGTCGCTGATGCCCAGGCTGTTCACTAAGGAGGAAAAAATACAGGATTTTAATGGTGTTTGGGGCCCAAGCCCTTTAATGAACAACACAGAAAACCCTAACTCTAAAACAGCCAGATTGTAAAACCACAATGCACAACACTAAGCCAAAAACAAAGTGTTAATGAACACTGCCAGATtgaataacaatgaaaatgagACCATAACTGAACTAAAACCATACTGTCTGCTTGTAAAACtcaccaaaataaaatgtggacTATTGTTTTTAATGCACACTCATGTtccaaaaatactaaaaatgtcATATCATATCTTACAAAAAGTCTCActttcaaaaatattaaaatttgaaTCTACACTGAAACAAtcttttgtaaaaaaataaaataaaaccaaaaataattaaaacctgATCTAAAACTATCaaacacagtaaactgaaatgtaagtgcagctgaaaatacagtcaaaaactatacaaaaataaagactgTTCAAAATCCAAAACTACCATAACATGGAGTCCACTGTGCAGTGAGTATCTGACATGGAGCCTCTCTATCCTCTCAGAACATTTTTCAGGTGTGGGACACACCAGATGTGGGGAGCTGAGGTCAGAGGATTTAAGCTGGCTGTCATTGAGCTGTACGGTGACGAGCAGACTGTGCTACAGACGTTAGCGCTGTTTTCACATCTGGGCTAAGACATGACAAGGCAACGACATGCCCAGAGATCCCCCTCCAGCTGCTGCTACACTATCAATCTGCCACGCGTCAAACCACAATGTGCTCAGTCCACAGGCATGTTACAATACATGCTGGCGTGACCAGCTATTAACCAATGCATGCAAGCCCAAGGGTTCGACTTTGTCCTGAGAATTGGCCAAAATTACTGGTCAATTGATCAGCGGCATAAATCCCCCCCAAATCCCTCCAATCTGATCCCTTCCTTTATTCCCAGTGTGCTTTCCCCCATTCACTCAGAGTACACATTATCTCCACATCTCTTTCTCTTGGCTAGTCTCATTTTACTCACTgaatattttttcccctttttttccGACAGTTTTGCCTTTCCCCTGGCAAGCTGAGACTTGTGTATGAGGTCTACACAAATATTGTGCATGCACCAGGGACAATGTTAGGGCTTGACTGTGACCCAGCTGTGTGAAATTTGAGTCTGTATTCTGTGTTTACAGGTACGTATCTCTGTCTGTAATCATTAGCACTCACAGGGACTGCTGGCTGGTGATAGCACACAAACCACTGCAAACCACTGCTTTCTATTTCATCAGCACAAGGTTGTTGCTCCACCTGGATGAGACTTGAAACTCCAACATTTCTCCCCAAAGGTGAAATAACCTCTTCACCCCAATCAGAGCAGTCAAGCAACTCCCATCTGTTGTTACAGGCTGCTTAAGTTTGAAATCTCATTCATAGGAAGGAGGTGTCCGTCAAGTCACTCTCTCCCTGATGTAATTGTATCCCCTTTCCCACCTCTGGAAACCTCTCCAGTGTGCTGTTATCTTGATTTCACCTTCCCTGTCCCACCTCCTTCCTCTGCTCTGTCAGTAAAATGGCTGAAATGTAGTCAATTCAATtaattcttttaaaatgtacaggGCATACCTTTATGAATAGATTTACTGCACATCTAACCGATATGATTctaaaaagataaaactttgCGTTATATAGAATAAGGGACGCAGTGTTGTTGTGGAGTATGTCAGCTGACTGAACACTCCAGGGCTGTTATCACAGCTGTGAAGAATGAATGAACCCTTAGTTGTTCATGTTTCTGCCTTTGATCAACCAAATAAACCATTCCAGTCTTGAAATGTGGAGAATAGAACTGTCATTCTGTGTCATCACAGAAAAGATTTCCTTCCATTGAACTGTTGGATCCAGGCCCAGGGCACGAGAGGAGATGTTATTATGCTTCATTTTTGTATCGCTATCTATCCTGGGGACAGAGGTAGGTTTGGGCATGCTGAGAGGCTGCTGTAGGGATAGTCAGGTGCAAATATAAAGTGTCACATGTAGGGACAGAGAGGGGAACTCACATGTTGCTTCTGTAGTCCTGCGGCTGTAGGTGCGGCGAGCGCGGTACCTGACCACCAGCTCTCCGCTCTCCATCATGGGTTCAAATGCCTCTCTGTGaatgcatacacacatcacacaaaacAGAGCGAAACACAATGAGAGGTCACTCCAGCAGATGTGTAAACACAGCTGAAAACATGGCATTGCTCCATAATTCACAAGAATGACTGTTCAAAACAGATGTCTTCTACTCCATCCAAATGTTCCAGTATTCCCGCAGAAGTGAGGCAACTAGGTCAAGGaactgaaaaaaactaaaaggtTTTGGTTTGGCACAGCTATCGAGTCCCTCCCTTCCACCCATGAGAAGTGCTAACAGCCTACGCACCCAAAGCGCGTCTCCTTGCGCCGCAGCTTGGCCACGTAAACAGCCATGAGCACAGCTATTGACACAGCGCCGGCGATGGCCATCACCACATACCACCAGTGCCAGGAAAAGGCTGGGGGCGATGATGGATCTGAGGGAGAGGTGTGGACAGGATGAGGGTTTAGTCAGGTGGGACTTTTAAGGTGAAATGAGAATTTAGGATTATGGAGCCCATaaggtgacaaaaaaaacagtgattAAGTTTTGATCTATTTTATCAACTGAAGGCAAAGGGAAAAAGCTGAATCATTTATAGATCAATTTAGTTAAACtcgtcagacagacagatattaCTGCTTTATGGGGTGCCACAGTGCCAGTGTACAATTTCAAATGGTCAACTTCCTTTCTTTATTCTATTGTTATTACTGAGGGAGACGGGCAAATGCTTGACAAAATCTCCTTACATTATCTTTCCTTCACAAAGTTCATAAACAATGTTTGATTATTACATACATATGCAGCATTATTGTGaggaaaaatgtttcaaatggTCAGACTGAATAAGCGACCTTATTCCTGCCCtccatttttgtttaatctaaACATTTCTACTAAAAATATGCTCTTTTTTCCCTAATTTTCAAAACATATACTTTGTCTCAGTTCTTGCTGTCTAAACACTCACATTGAAATTTCTCACAACCTCCACCCACTGTTTTCAACTTTTCCTCCCATTCACACTCATCCTCCCCCAACTTTCCTTGACTCTTTTTATCTGCCATTCTGGTTGTTTGAATTGTCTGTCTGGCTCTATTAGACTAAGCAAACAGAGATGCTACACTGTTCctgttataaatatttatgatgCGTCTCCCCATTCACCCCACACCCCTCTTCCGTCTCTCTCAGAGaccctctcttctcttttttctcttccttcctttttctgAGATACACAGGAAGGGTCATGGAGGAACCCACTGACAGATAATAAGAAAGAGAAGTGCTGTGGTGGAAAAAACACCATGAGCTCACTTCCACTGTCACTGTGTCATTATGTGCCACTCTGAGAGTTCGCAGAAAAGCATGTCTGCAAGTTTGCATGTGCAAAGCCGGTTATTACTCACCTCTAAATCCCCCCATTtctgtgggagaaaaaaaaagcagagctcatgttaatattttgagttttaggagacaaataataaatgtagttttttatATATCTAAAATAACCATTTATCATAAACCATTTATAACCATTTAACAATTTATCCATGTAGAATTTATATGGAACAAAattgaaacaatgaaacaatttattacaattattatacAATGCTACTAAAGTTATGAGCTAAAATCAGACTATTGCTTACAAAATGATGCAGCTTCAGaaaaaattgattaaataatCTATTCCAGCGATCTTTCATGTGTCAAAGTAGATGCcgtgtttttcatattttcattgcTGGTTCTGACACTTCTTGTCACTCACCAGGAGTAAGTGTCAGAGTCTGTGTGGGGGTCCAGGGTCCTTGCCCCGCCCCTGTATAGGCACACACTCGAAAAGACACATTGGACAGGGGGACAGACAGATTTATTGACAGCTCAGTGTCCAGTCCAGTATTGACAACAAACTGTcaacaaagaaaagagggagacagTCAGTGTCAAGCAGATtgaatgttttctttatatCTGTCAGTATCTGTCAATTTGGTGAACAAGGTCAGAAACCATCACAAGtttgcattgtgttttgttgtgagtCTTTGTGTCCCAGACTGACCTGCTGTGCGGCAGGTGTGCTGTACTCCACCCTGTAGCCCTGCAGTTTTCCATGCAGCTTTCCTGGAGGCATCTCCCACGTCATCAGCACCTCTGTCCCATTTAGCACCACGGTCACGTTAACAGGTGGGTGTTCTggcactgaaacacaaaacacaacagaactTGAAGGTATGTCACATCTCACACAATCACAATGGAGTTTTATTTGTTGTAAGGTTAGGTAAGCATGTAACTCGGCATGTGGCAGTGTACATGTCAAAAGATTTGGGGTATGAATGAGGAATCGGCAGTGCTGTGACTGTGGGCGCGGTGGCCAGGGGCCAGTGGGCTGGGGGTTAGCCAGGCGTGTGTTGTTTTGACA of Siniperca chuatsi isolate FFG_IHB_CAS linkage group LG7, ASM2008510v1, whole genome shotgun sequence contains these proteins:
- the LOC122879495 gene encoding tyrosine-protein kinase receptor UFO isoform X1; amino-acid sequence: MESGDVSKMTALLIKHTFRGDLLSRKNMSGSKWSVLILALIFSAWRPVTAGTLTDLEFERSPTTVISSLGKPVTMHCTLKGTGGEAEDPPDVLWLRDSVPLQYADTNQFQVHTGSNSWTIMSMLSIEQVQLPDMGSYRCAVLSESHQTLSEEGSIQLEGLPHFSVEPQHMSVVANISLSLSCVAHGPPEPVRVIWLQDGAPLNSLTDPVALSPSTLNLTGLNRTSTFSCEAHNHKGVATSGSGTITVLPSRPQNLRAVEITQTSLRLSWQPGFGGDYPIIRCSVQAKHSGESFTAGPDKMIHNQNVNIPPATHLIGDLEPDSLYAVRVACHSSQGPSDWSPWMELRTKEGVPEHPPVNVTVVLNGTEVLMTWEMPPGKLHGKLQGYRVEYSTPAAQQFVVNTGLDTELSINLSVPLSNVSFRVCAYTGAGQGPWTPTQTLTLTPEMGGFRDPSSPPAFSWHWWYVVMAIAGAVSIAVLMAVYVAKLRRKETRFGEAFEPMMESGELVVRYRARRTYSRRTTEATLNSLGISDELKQKLQDVMVDRHKLTLGKTLGEGEFGSVMEGLLTQEESALKVAVKTMKIAICTRSEMEDFLREAACMKEFDHPNVMRLLGVCLQTVESEGYPSPVVILPYMKHGDLHSYLLYSRLGDCPVYLPSQMLVKFMTDIARGMEYLSSKNFIHRDLAARNCMLNENMNVCVADFGLSKKIYNGDYYRQGRISKMPVKWIAIESLADRVYTTKSDVWSFGVTMWEIATRGQTPYPGVENSEIYDYLRQGNRLKQPPDCLDCIYALMFSCWLLSPKDRPSFESLCCELEKALEDLPDTQDPDEILYVNMDESSMELGAVGGRDPIGVPSPLCLKGLDSVTTVEVHHPNRYVLCPQHETNRALSDSLESLDMPVSSSTATLPLQPSCHSTPNPTPAPTPTVELLEDREGSRKMPWQ
- the LOC122879495 gene encoding tyrosine-protein kinase receptor UFO isoform X2; its protein translation is MHCTLKGTGGEAEDPPDVLWLRDSVPLQYADTNQFQVHTGSNSWTIMSMLSIEQVQLPDMGSYRCAVLSESHQTLSEEGSIQLEGLPHFSVEPQHMSVVANISLSLSCVAHGPPEPVRVIWLQDGAPLNSLTDPVALSPSTLNLTGLNRTSTFSCEAHNHKGVATSGSGTITVLPSRPQNLRAVEITQTSLRLSWQPGFGGDYPIIRCSVQAKHSGESFTAGPDKMIHNQNVNIPPATHLIGDLEPDSLYAVRVACHSSQGPSDWSPWMELRTKEGVPEHPPVNVTVVLNGTEVLMTWEMPPGKLHGKLQGYRVEYSTPAAQQFVVNTGLDTELSINLSVPLSNVSFRVCAYTGAGQGPWTPTQTLTLTPEMGGFRDPSSPPAFSWHWWYVVMAIAGAVSIAVLMAVYVAKLRRKETRFGEAFEPMMESGELVVRYRARRTYSRRTTEATLNSLGISDELKQKLQDVMVDRHKLTLGKTLGEGEFGSVMEGLLTQEESALKVAVKTMKIAICTRSEMEDFLREAACMKEFDHPNVMRLLGVCLQTVESEGYPSPVVILPYMKHGDLHSYLLYSRLGDCPVYLPSQMLVKFMTDIARGMEYLSSKNFIHRDLAARNCMLNENMNVCVADFGLSKKIYNGDYYRQGRISKMPVKWIAIESLADRVYTTKSDVWSFGVTMWEIATRGQTPYPGVENSEIYDYLRQGNRLKQPPDCLDCIYALMFSCWLLSPKDRPSFESLCCELEKALEDLPDTQDPDEILYVNMDESSMELGAVGGRDPIGVPSPLCLKGLDSVTTVEVHHPNRYVLCPQHETNRALSDSLESLDMPVSSSTATLPLQPSCHSTPNPTPAPTPTVELLEDREGSRKMPWQ